In Gossypium arboreum isolate Shixiya-1 chromosome 5, ASM2569848v2, whole genome shotgun sequence, a single genomic region encodes these proteins:
- the LOC108452596 gene encoding cytochrome P450 81Q32-like, with protein MEVTLFNIILCISIFLFALVFKSIVQKCPTPRNLPPSPPALPIIGHLHLLKEPFHRTLHQLSQKYGPILLLQFGTRKVLIVSSASAAEECFTKNDIIFANRPQMLAGKHLNYNYSTIGLAPYGDYWRNLKRLTTVELFSTSRLAMFAGIRQEEMQLLLKELFLASTRKPAKVELSSKLMDLVFNIILRMIAGKRYYGKDVVDKKAMEFQDIMKEATELHGSTNLNDFFPVLQWVDFQGVERKMKGTMKKLDKFLQFLLEEHREMRADSTHQSSGSSDASNKATKTTLIDVMLSLQQTEPEFYTDETIKGTILAVLGAGTETSSVSVQWAISLLLNHPEAMHKAWTEITAEVGQDKFLDETDLPKLNYLQSIISETMRLFPPAPLLLPHESSKDCVVCGYSVPQGTMLFVNAWTIQRDPKLWEEATRFMPERFEGGEEGGGCKLLPFGVGRRACPGANLGRKAVGLVIGSLIQSFEWNRIGEEEIDMREGTGLTMPKAEPLVALCSPRPGMVNLLSTI; from the exons ATGGAAGTAACTTTGTTCAACATCATACTCTGCATCTCCATTTTCCTCTTTGCATTAGTTTTCAAATCCATCGTACAAAAATGTCCAACTCCAAGAAATTTACCACCTAGCCCTCCAGCTTTGCCAATCATAGGCCATCTCCATCTTCTAAAAGAACCATTTCATCGAACTCTTCATCAACTTTCACAAAAATATGGCCCCATTCTCCTCCTTCAGTTCGGAACTCGTAAAGTCCTTATAGTCTCCTCAGCATCAGCAGCCGAAGAGTGCTTTACAAAAAATGATATCATCTTTGCAAATCGCCCTCAGATGCTTGCTGGCAAACACCTCAATTATAACTATTCTACTATAGGATTAGCACCCTATGGTGATTATTGGCGTAACCTTAAGCGTCTCACTACCGTGGAGCTCTTCTCCACAAGCCGGCTCGCCATGTTTGCCGGCATCCGGCAAGAGGAAATGCAGTTATTGCTAAAGGAACTATTCCTGGCCTCCACCAGGAAACCGGCAAAGGTGGAACTTTCATCAAAGCTTATGGACCTTGTTTTCAATATTATTCTAAGGATGATTGCTGGAAAGCGATATTATGGTAAAGATGTAGTGGATAAAAAAGCCATGGAGTTTCAAGACATCATGAAAGAGGCCACGGAGCTCCATGGAAGCACAAATTTGAACGACTTTTTTCCTGTGCTTCAGTGGGTTGATTTCCAAGGTGTAGAGAGGAAGATGAAGGGAACCATGAAGAAACTTGACAAATTCCTACAGTTCCTTCTTGAAGAGCATAGAGAGATGAGGGCAGACTCAACCCATCAGTCTTCGGGTTCATCTGATGCGAGCAACAAAGCCACAAAAACAACTTTGATCGATGTCATGTTATCCTTGCAACAAACTGAACCGGAATTCTATACTGATGAAACCATAAAAGGAACTATATTG GCAGTGCTAGGTGCGGGAACAGAAACTTCATCCGTGAGCGTGCAATGGGCAATTTCACTTCTTCTTAATCACCCTGAAGCCATGCATAAAGCTTGGACTGAAATAACTGCTGAAGTGGGACAAGACAAGTTTTTAGATGAAACAGACCTGCCAAAGTTGAATTATCTACAATCCATAATTTCAGAAACTATGAGGTTATTTCCACCAGCACCATTGCTATTACCACATGAATCATCAAAAGATTGCGTGGTTTGTGGATATAGTGTACCACAAGGAACAATGTTATTTGTTAATGCGTGGACCATCCAAAGGGACCCTAAGCTTTGGGAGGAGGCCACAAGATTTATGCCAGAGAGATTTGAAGGTGGGGAAGAAGGTGGAGGGTGTAAACTACTTCCTTTTGGTGTGGGAAGGCGGGCTTGCCCTGGGGCTAATCTAGGCAGGAAAGCGGTAGGATTGGTAATTGGTTCCTTGATTCAGTCATTTGAGTGGAATAGAATTGGCGAGGAGGAAATCGATATGAGGGAAGGCACGGGGCTCACCATGCCGAAAGCTGAGCCCTTGGTAGCTTTGTGTAGTCCTCGCCCAGGCATGGTGAACCTCCTGTCCACAATCTGA